A stretch of the Vigna radiata var. radiata cultivar VC1973A chromosome 7, Vradiata_ver6, whole genome shotgun sequence genome encodes the following:
- the LOC111241948 gene encoding uncharacterized protein LOC111241948 — MKLIIVCETTSTPNTESTTIQYILPPRSNHGQPPTKYEPDLQAKVKYPISKYVSSHRLSQSYASFVSNQDWPLLQFDVKNAFLHGEILEEIYMDSPPGMTDSTGMKVCKSNSDHTLFFKRGKGKITALIIYVDDMIVTGNDQDEISSLQQYLAFEFEMKQLGNLKYFLGIEVARSKHDSASIDRGRYQRLVGKLIYLCHTRLDITYAVNVVSQFMHDPRKLHMDVVERILRYLKSAPSKGILFSNHGNLKVEGYTDTDWASSKDDKRSTSRYFTFV; from the exons atgaaattaattattgtctGTGAGACCACCAGCACaccaaacactgagtctactaCTATTCAATATATTCTTCCACCTCGTTCTAACCATGGTCAACCTCCAactaaatatgaaccagacctccaagccaaagttaaatatcccattagtaaatatgtgtcatctcacaggttatctcaatcatatgcatcatttgtat caaaccaagattggcctcttctacaatttgatgtgaaaaatgctttcctacatggagaaattttagaagaaatttatatggattctccaccaggcatgacagattcaactggaatgaaggtttgcaa aagtaactctgatcacaccttattttttaagagaggaaaaggaaaaattacagctttgattatatatgtagatgacatgattgttacaggaaatgaccaagatgagatttctagtttacaacaataccttgcATTTGAATTcgagatgaaacaacttggaaacctcaaatattttttgggtattgaagtagctagatcaaaacatgac tcagcaagcatagacagaggaagataccaaaggctggtaggaaaattaatttatttgtgtcatACACGTCTAGATATCACCTATGCAGTGAATGtcgttagtcaatttatgcatgacccacgaaagcttcatatggatgttgttgagaggattttgagatatttgaagtctgcTCCTAgtaaaggaattttgttctcaaatcatggaaacttaaaggtagaagggtaTACCGATACAGATTGGGcaagttcaaaagatgataaaagATCTACCTCtagatactttacttttgtataA